In Musa acuminata AAA Group cultivar baxijiao chromosome BXJ3-9, Cavendish_Baxijiao_AAA, whole genome shotgun sequence, a single genomic region encodes these proteins:
- the LOC135649001 gene encoding GTPase ERA-like, chloroplastic isoform X2, translated as MKLGLAALRISAAPPPTSAREGGSPLLLLLPSSRIFHCESSSLSPFSSRSPFRPPVARLAAPLENSQRNIIHCGSNEDEEEGEPYLTSSNPSAPLLSLSEKPDRSLALLDEYELEELDPDRSTCRNHRSGYVAVLGRPNVGKSTLSNQMIGQKLSIVTEKPQTTRHRILGICSGPEYQMILYDTPGVIEKKMHMLDSMMMKNVRSAAINADCVLVVVDACKVPHKIDDVLEEGIGTLRDNLPILLVLNKKDLIKPGEIAKRLEWYQKFTNVDDVIPVSAKFGQGVDDVKDWILSKLPFGPAYYPKDIASEHPERFFVAEIVREKIFTQYRNEVPYACQVNVLNYISRPTSKDFIQVEIVVEKESQKIILIGKGGKALKVLATAARLDIEDFLQKKVFLEVLCRGGSEGERKLATG; from the exons ATGAAGCTGGGTTTGGCGGCCCTCCGCATCTCCGCGGCGCCGCCCCCGACCTCCGCGAGGGAGGGCGGCTCccccctccttctcctccttccttcttcACGCATCTTTCACTGCGAGTCCTCTTccctctctcctttttcttcGCGAAGCCCATTTCGCCCCCCAGTTGCAAGATTGGCCGCGCCTCTCGAGAACAGTCAAAGGAATATCATCCATTGTGGAAGTaacgaggatgaggaggagggagAGCCTTATTTGACTTCCAGTAATCCTTCGGCTCCGTTGCTCTCGCTGAGCGAGAAACCGGATCGGAGCCTCGCGTTGCTCGATGAATACGAGCTCGAGGAGCTCGACCCCGACCGCTCCACTTGCCGTAATCACCGAAGCG GTTATGTAGCTGTGCTAGGCAGGCCCAATGTTGGGAAGAGTACACTCTCAAACCAGATGATAGGCCAAAAACTTTCGATTGTAACAGAGAAACCTCAAACCACACGCCATCGAATTCTTGGTATATGCTCTGGTCCCGAATACCAG ATGATACTTTATGATACACCTGGTGTAATTGAAAAGAAGATGCATATGTTGGACTCTATGATGATGAAAAATGTCAGGAGTGCAGCTATTAATGCAGACTGTGTTCTTGTAGTTGTTGATGCTTGTAAAGTACCTCACAAG ATCGATGATGTGCTAGAAGAAGGTATTGGAACTCTCAGGGATAACCTTCCTATTCTATTGGTATTGAACAAGAAGGATTTAATTAAACCTGGAGAAATTGCAAAGAGACTTGAG TGGTACCAGAAGTTTACCAATGTTGATGATGTCATACCTGTAAGTGCCAAATTTGGTCAGGGAGTGGATGATGTCAAAGACTGGATACTTTCAAAACTCCCCTTTGGTCCTGCTTATTATCCCAAG GATATAGCTAGCGAACATCCTGAGAGATTCTTTGTTGCAGAAATTGTTAGGGAGAAAATCTTCACCCAATACAGAAATGAAGTTCCATATGCATGCCAG GTCAATGTTTTGAACTACATCAGCAGGCCTACATCCAAAGACTTCATTCAAGTTGAAATTGTGGTCgagaaggaatcacaaaagatCATTCTCATTGGCAAG GGTGGGAAGGCGCTGAAGGTGCTAGCAACAGCTGCAAGGCTCGACATCGAAGACTTTCTGCAAAAGAAAGTCTTTCTTGAGGTCCTGTGCAGAG GTGGAAGTGAAGGTGAAAGAAAACTGGCGACAGGATGA
- the LOC103997291 gene encoding mannan endo-1,4-beta-mannosidase 1-like, translating to MKLLVVVLVLLFGPHHGVEAAGGEFIGISGLHFVLNGNPFFANGFNAYWLMTLASDPSQRDKVSSALSDASSHELSVARTWAFSDGGSNALQYSPGSYNEQTFQGLDFVVSEAGKYGIRLILSLVNSYDNYGGRKQYVQWARDQGHEIGSEDEFFTDPVVKGYFKDHVKTVLTRVNNITGVAYKDDPTVFAWELMNEPRCPSDLSGRSIQDWITEMAAYLKSIDSNHLLEAGLEGFYGESSPQKQANPGFQVGTDFIANNQIPGIDFATLHSYPDQWLPNSDDQSQLAFLNNWLDVHIEDARFVLRKPLLVTEFGKSSKDPGFSSEQRDAMFGAVYSKIYSSASSGGATAGSCFWQLMVQGMDSYRDGYEVVLSEAPSTTRIITIQSRQLRYLGRLRAGERNIAKLKKAKAMREKQLKAAHKGKGAGN from the exons ATGAAGCTTTTAGTTGTCGTTTTGGTCCTGCTGTTTGGCCCACATCATGGTGTTGAGGCTGCAGGAGGAGAGTTCATTGGGATAAGTGGGCTGCACTTTGTTCTCAATGGCAATCCATTCTTTGCCAATGGCTTCAATGCCTACTGGTTGATGACCCTGGCCTCAGATCCTTCTCAGAGAGACAAGGTCTCCTCTGCACTGAGTGACGCCTCCAGCCATGAACTCTCTGTGGCCAGGACATGGGCTTTCAGTGATGGAGGGAGCAATGCCTTGCAGTACTCCCCAGGCTCCTACAATGAACAGACCTTTCAG GGGTTGGATTTTGTGGTGTCCGAGGCCGGCAAGTATGGGATCAGGCTCATACTGAGCTTGGTCAACAGCTATGACAACTATGGAGGCAGGAAGCAGTATGTCCAATGGGCAAGGGATCAGGGGCACGAAATTGGATCTGAAGATGAGTTCTTCACCGACCCTGTTGTCAAAGGTTACTTCAAAGATCATGTCAAG ACTGTGCTCACAAGAGTCAACAACATAACTGGAGTTGCCTACAAGGATGATCCAACAGTCTTTGCATGGGAACTCATGAATGAGCCCAGATGCCCCTCGGATCTGTCGGGGAGGAGCATACAG GATTGGATCACGGAGATGGCTGCCTACTTGAAATCCATAGACAGCAACCATTTGCTGGAAGCCGGTTTAGAGGGGTTCTACGGCGAATCATCTCCTCAGAAGCAAGCCAATCCAGGCTTCCAAGTGGGAACTGATTTCATCGCCAACAACCAGATTCCTGGAATCGATTTCGCCACCCTTCATTCCTACCCCGATCAATG GTTACCCAACTCGGACGATCAATCGCAGCTCGCGTTCCTCAACAACTGGCTCGACGTCCACATCGAGGACGCGCGTTTTGTGCTGCGGAAGCCATTGCTGGTGACGGAGTTCGGGAAGTCATCCAAGGATCCCGGCTTCAGCAGCGAGCAGAGGGACGCCATGTTCGGAGCTGTGTACTCCAAGATCTACTCGTCGGCCAGcagcggcggtgccaccgcaggtAGCTGCTTCTGGCAGCTGATGGTCCAAGGCATGGATTCGTACAGAGACGGGTATGAAGTGGTTCTCAGCGAAGCACCATCGACGACCAGAATCATCACCATCCAGTCTCGGCAGCTTCGCTACCTGGGGAGGTTGCGTGCCGGAGAGCGAAACATTGCCAAGCTCAAGAAGGCAAAGGCCATGAGAGAGAAACAACTGAAGGCTGCCCACAAGGGAAAGGGTGCAGGAAACTGA
- the LOC135649001 gene encoding GTPase ERA1, chloroplastic-like isoform X1: MKLGLAALRISAAPPPTSAREGGSPLLLLLPSSRIFHCESSSLSPFSSRSPFRPPVARLAAPLENSQRNIIHCGSNEDEEEGEPYLTSSNPSAPLLSLSEKPDRSLALLDEYELEELDPDRSTCRNHRSGYVAVLGRPNVGKSTLSNQMIGQKLSIVTEKPQTTRHRILGICSGPEYQMILYDTPGVIEKKMHMLDSMMMKNVRSAAINADCVLVVVDACKVPHKIDDVLEEGIGTLRDNLPILLVLNKKDLIKPGEIAKRLEWYQKFTNVDDVIPVSAKFGQGVDDVKDWILSKLPFGPAYYPKDIASEHPERFFVAEIVREKIFTQYRNEVPYACQVNVLNYISRPTSKDFIQVEIVVEKESQKIILIGKGGKALKVLATAARLDIEDFLQKKVFLEVEVKVKENWRQDEGLLRYYGYGGQIRAL, encoded by the exons ATGAAGCTGGGTTTGGCGGCCCTCCGCATCTCCGCGGCGCCGCCCCCGACCTCCGCGAGGGAGGGCGGCTCccccctccttctcctccttccttcttcACGCATCTTTCACTGCGAGTCCTCTTccctctctcctttttcttcGCGAAGCCCATTTCGCCCCCCAGTTGCAAGATTGGCCGCGCCTCTCGAGAACAGTCAAAGGAATATCATCCATTGTGGAAGTaacgaggatgaggaggagggagAGCCTTATTTGACTTCCAGTAATCCTTCGGCTCCGTTGCTCTCGCTGAGCGAGAAACCGGATCGGAGCCTCGCGTTGCTCGATGAATACGAGCTCGAGGAGCTCGACCCCGACCGCTCCACTTGCCGTAATCACCGAAGCG GTTATGTAGCTGTGCTAGGCAGGCCCAATGTTGGGAAGAGTACACTCTCAAACCAGATGATAGGCCAAAAACTTTCGATTGTAACAGAGAAACCTCAAACCACACGCCATCGAATTCTTGGTATATGCTCTGGTCCCGAATACCAG ATGATACTTTATGATACACCTGGTGTAATTGAAAAGAAGATGCATATGTTGGACTCTATGATGATGAAAAATGTCAGGAGTGCAGCTATTAATGCAGACTGTGTTCTTGTAGTTGTTGATGCTTGTAAAGTACCTCACAAG ATCGATGATGTGCTAGAAGAAGGTATTGGAACTCTCAGGGATAACCTTCCTATTCTATTGGTATTGAACAAGAAGGATTTAATTAAACCTGGAGAAATTGCAAAGAGACTTGAG TGGTACCAGAAGTTTACCAATGTTGATGATGTCATACCTGTAAGTGCCAAATTTGGTCAGGGAGTGGATGATGTCAAAGACTGGATACTTTCAAAACTCCCCTTTGGTCCTGCTTATTATCCCAAG GATATAGCTAGCGAACATCCTGAGAGATTCTTTGTTGCAGAAATTGTTAGGGAGAAAATCTTCACCCAATACAGAAATGAAGTTCCATATGCATGCCAG GTCAATGTTTTGAACTACATCAGCAGGCCTACATCCAAAGACTTCATTCAAGTTGAAATTGTGGTCgagaaggaatcacaaaagatCATTCTCATTGGCAAG GGTGGGAAGGCGCTGAAGGTGCTAGCAACAGCTGCAAGGCTCGACATCGAAGACTTTCTGCAAAAGAAAGTCTTTCTTGAG GTGGAAGTGAAGGTGAAAGAAAACTGGCGACAGGATGAAGGTCTTCTCAGATACTATGGCTACGGTGGTCAGATACGAGCCTTGTAG